Genomic DNA from Brenneria izadpanahii:
TGATTTAGTAGCCGCATTGCAGGAAGAATCGATCGCCCCGGAACTGCGCCGTCAGCAGATTGAACAGTTACGCATGATACTGGCGGATCTCAACAATGAGCAGGCCAGAGCCTTGTCCGCCGAGGCCGATCATCTGGTGGATAAATCCATCTGGTTGATTGGCGGCGACGGCTGGGCTTACGACATCGGCTACGGCGGTCTGGATCATGTGATGAGCCTGAGCGAAAACGTCAACGTGCTGGTATTGGATACCCAGTGTTATTCCAACACCGGCGGCCAACAATCGAAAGCGACGCCTCTGGGCGCCGTGACCAAATTCGGCGAAAAAGGCAAACGTAAAGCGCGTAAGGATCTCGGCATTAACGTCATGATGTACGGCCATGTTTACGTGGCGCAGATATCGCTGGGCGCGCAGTTGAACCAGACGGTGAAAGCCATTCAAGAGGCGGAAGCCTGGCCGGGTCCGTCGCTGATTATCGCCTACAGCCCATGTGAAGAGCACGGCTATGACCTGGCGTTCAGCCACGATCAGATGCGCCAGTTGACCGCCACCGGCTTCTGGCCGCTCTACCGTTTCGATCCGCGCCGTATCGAGGAAGGCAAACCGGCGCTGATGACGGATTCCCGTCCGCCGTCAACCAGCCTGAGCGAGACGCTGCTGCATGAACAGCGTTTCCGCCGCCTGAACAGTCAGATGCCGGAAGAGACCGCGCAACTTTACGAAGAGGCCGAAATCGATCTGCGCCGCCGTTATGATTTCCTGACTATGCTGGCGGGCAAAGCCGAGAAGACCCCGCAGGAGTAACGCGCCGGAAAGGCTATCTTTCAGCGCGTTGGCAAGCCTGCGGGTTCGTACCCCACCCCATCCCTCCCCTTCACAGGGGAGGGAGAAAACCCCCGCGTTTTTAATGCATTCGCTCCTCCCCCTGGCAAGGGGGAGGCTGGGAGGGGGTCATAAATATCCCACTAATCCAATTATGCCCGCAAATCGGCCCACTACTCGCATCCTGCGCAGATGCCGGGCGTCTGGAGAAGCGGCTAACCAATCACCGGGGCGGCAGGCCCTCAGCGATAAATCCGGCTTATCGCGTCCGCCACCGTCTCTATCAGCTCTTCTTGCAACAGACAAACGCTCAACCGGATATACTGACCGTTTTTCGTGCCGAAACGTTCTCCCGGCTGCACGGCGACGCCATGGGCGGCCAGCGTGATCAACGCATAACGCTCCGACGGCACCGGCAACCAGATACACAGGCTGTCATTTTCCGGCACATAGATCCCCCGCCTCGCCAACGCATTCGCCAGCCATTGTCGTCTTTGGTGGTAAACCTGACGGGCATGCGCAATCCCCCGCTGCGTTTTCTCATCGGCCAGCAAAAAGCGCAACGCGCCTTGCAATATCCGGCTGCTCCACCCGGCGCCGAAATTACGAAAGGACTGGATCTTGCCGATAACCTCCGCCGAACCGGATAGCACGGCCATGCGTAAATCGGGGCCGTAGGCTTTGGAATAGGAGCGGACATAAATGGTCTGCGCCGGATAATACGCTCCCATGCTCAACGCGGGATTGGAAGAGATCTCGCCGACGCCGTCATCTTCGATAATCATCGTCATCGGGCTATCCGCCAGCAGTTCGGCCATCGCCTTCATACGCGACGGACTTACCGAACGGCCGGTGATCGAATGGGTTCTGGGCTGATAGATAAACGCGGCGGGTTTATGCTGCAACGCCTGTTTCAGCGCCTCGGCGACCGGCCCCTGTTCATCACATTCGACCGGAATGGCGTTGATGCCGATGTTGTCCAGCAAATCCAGCAGCCGCGCTGCCGTCGGGCTTTCAATCGCCACCGTGGAGCCGGGGAAGATCAGCGTCTGCAGCGTCAGGTTCACGCCGTCAAAACCGCCTTCAGACGTCATAAACGCCTGCGCGGCATACGGCCAGTCCTGGCGCAGCCGCGCCTCCAGTTCGGGAATGATCGGCGTGCGTTGATAGCTATTTAAATTCTTAACCTGAGCGCCATACAGCAGCGCCTCGCTCAGATCCGGCAGCAAATCAGGATCGGGCGCCGCCAAAGTGAGATCGGCAATAATCGTATCGCCGAAATTGCCGATCTTCTCAAAACGTTCCGGGCGGGGCGACGTCTGCTGGCCGGAAACCCACATCCCCGTTCTGCCGCGTCCCGCAATCACTTTCTGCCGCCGCAGTAGAGACCAGGCCGCCGAAATCGTCGCCGGACTCACGCCCAATGCTTCGGCCAGCTCCCTGACTGACGGCAGCTGCTTGCCGATTTCAATTTTGCCATCCCGGATCAGCGCGGACATATCCATCGCAATGCCCCGGATACTGTGATTATGCAGCTGTTCCGCCAGCCAGTCGGTATCGATCGATTTGCTCATAAATAATATTTTGTACAATAACAAAAATATCATTGTACACATATAAACAACGATCTAGTATCAAAAAAACGCACATTATGTGCAAATGTCAGACATCTTTTTTATATGCGAGCTATCGCGCCTTCACCAGGGAAACAACACGTTGACTATAACGATTAGATTGGCAGTGAGGGATTGGGATTACATCACCCCGCTTGCCTTGGGCGACATAAAACCAGAAGGGTTTGAACTAAAAATAGATCGAGTCGGTACGCTGCCAGACAACCTGGCGACCAGCAGTCAGTACGATGCGGGCGAAGTCTCATTCAGCCGCTATGCGCAAAGCCGCGCCCGTGGCGATGAGAGTTTGGTCGCCCTGCCCCACTTTCTTATGCGCGGTTTCCGGCAGCGCTGCATTCTGACCACGCAGGACAGCCCGCTGACCGAGTTATCGCAGCTGGCGGGCAAGCGCATCGGCCTGACGGGTTGGCAGGATTCCGGCAACACCTGGACGCGGGCGCTGCTGCGTCGTGAAGGCATCGGCAATGACGATGCCTACTGGTATGTCGGCCGCTTGACGGACGCGCACCCCATCGTCGATCGTCTGGGCGGGTTCGGCCGGCCGGGGCGGATAGAAGCCGCGCCGGGCGAGCAACCGTTGATCACGCTGCTGAAGAACGGCGGTCTGGATGCCATTTTCACGCCTTTCATGCCGGAAGGATTTTTTAACGGCGATTCAGGCTTAAGGCAGTTGCAACCCGATTTTCGCCAGGCGGAAATCGACTACTTCCATCAGGTCG
This window encodes:
- a CDS encoding aminotransferase class I/II-fold pyridoxal phosphate-dependent enzyme; translation: MSKSIDTDWLAEQLHNHSIRGIAMDMSALIRDGKIEIGKQLPSVRELAEALGVSPATISAAWSLLRRQKVIAGRGRTGMWVSGQQTSPRPERFEKIGNFGDTIIADLTLAAPDPDLLPDLSEALLYGAQVKNLNSYQRTPIIPELEARLRQDWPYAAQAFMTSEGGFDGVNLTLQTLIFPGSTVAIESPTAARLLDLLDNIGINAIPVECDEQGPVAEALKQALQHKPAAFIYQPRTHSITGRSVSPSRMKAMAELLADSPMTMIIEDDGVGEISSNPALSMGAYYPAQTIYVRSYSKAYGPDLRMAVLSGSAEVIGKIQSFRNFGAGWSSRILQGALRFLLADEKTQRGIAHARQVYHQRRQWLANALARRGIYVPENDSLCIWLPVPSERYALITLAAHGVAVQPGERFGTKNGQYIRLSVCLLQEELIETVADAISRIYR
- a CDS encoding nitrate ABC transporter substrate-binding protein; the protein is MTITIRLAVRDWDYITPLALGDIKPEGFELKIDRVGTLPDNLATSSQYDAGEVSFSRYAQSRARGDESLVALPHFLMRGFRQRCILTTQDSPLTELSQLAGKRIGLTGWQDSGNTWTRALLRREGIGNDDAYWYVGRLTDAHPIVDRLGGFGRPGRIEAAPGEQPLITLLKNGGLDAIFTPFMPEGFFNGDSGLRQLQPDFRQAEIDYFHQVGYVPGMHVLAMKPALAAEHPWLPQALSNVIDQSYKVWMGKRIKYADTTPWLLDDLRRTAQDLPAHWNDNGFEINKNMIADFASELHLQGITANRLTPEALFPWASSFSSTDKKD